A genomic region of Zea mays cultivar B73 chromosome 6, Zm-B73-REFERENCE-NAM-5.0, whole genome shotgun sequence contains the following coding sequences:
- the LOC100273951 gene encoding uncharacterized protein LOC100273951, with translation MAFSPAGSPAPCSLLAALRVACQQFSSCPAFSSSRALPCKLTTPLIPAMARPSPCSSLLTFPARAAVELPDVRARPEFPVHSASNSLVARHGPSCARAPLLLRAPNFPCRSATQSLHRPWGLVVVVPASLQLGLRFSASSYTASRRCSPPCRAAHVPAPFDHCRPLHACS, from the coding sequence ATGGCGTTTTCCCCTGCTGGCTCGCCGGCTCCGTGCTCCCTGCTCGCCGCACTCCGGGTCGCCTGCCAACAGTTCAGCTCGTGCCCAGCTTTCTCCTCCAGCCGCGCCCTCCCCTGCAAGCTCACCACACCCCTGATTCCAGCCATGGCGCGCCCATCTCCCTGCAGTTCCCTCCTCACGTTTCCTGCTCGCGCCGCCGTCGAGCTTCCTGATGTGCGCGCCCGACCGGAGTTCCCTGTCCACTCGGCGTCCAACTCCTTGGTTGCTCGCCATGGACCTTCCTGCGCGCGCGCTCCTCTACTCTTACGCGCTCCCAATTTTCCATGTCGCTCGGCCACACAAAGCCTTCATCGGCCATGGGGCCTCGTCGTCGTTGTCCCTGCTTCCCTGCAGCTCGGTCTTCGTTTCTCTGCATCGTCGTACACGGCAAGTCGTCGCTGCTCCCCACCGTGCCGAGCCGCTCACGTTCCTGCTCCCTTCGATCACTGTCGACCCCTGCATGCGTGCTCCTAG